The following proteins are encoded in a genomic region of Planococcus lenghuensis:
- a CDS encoding ParB N-terminal domain-containing protein, with product MSRLIENPEFIPCTPVEGDEVLGGYPFRWNITTATAWIEANLEQVQLSVVQIGPPEPGADSDSLDADFIPKADLSKPVIMVRMRPEVFRLIDGNHRVAKARRSGVKELPAYYLTAEQHRRFFTLPEADRLYVPYWNEKIDLVEKYRGKWAIVGEAQI from the coding sequence ATGAGCAGATTAATAGAGAATCCGGAATTTATTCCATGTACACCGGTTGAGGGAGACGAGGTGCTGGGCGGCTATCCGTTCAGGTGGAACATCACGACAGCGACAGCCTGGATTGAAGCCAACCTTGAACAAGTGCAGCTGTCCGTCGTGCAAATCGGCCCGCCTGAACCGGGGGCGGATTCTGACAGTCTGGACGCAGATTTTATTCCGAAGGCGGATTTGTCGAAGCCGGTCATCATGGTCCGGATGCGGCCGGAAGTGTTCCGACTGATCGATGGCAATCACCGGGTGGCGAAGGCGCGGCGGTCGGGCGTAAAGGAGTTGCCGGCGTATTATTTAACGGCCGAGCAGCACCGGCGGTTTTTCACGTTGCCGGAAGCGGACCGGCTGTATGTGCCGTATTGGAACGAAAAGATCGACTTGGTGGAAAAATACCGTGGAAAATGGGCGATTGTTGGTGAAGCGCAGATATAA
- a CDS encoding protein-export chaperone SecB — protein MTGIVFEDYIVPKFSYEKNFKFDTESKKINISPDFSCEIIEMNERAEVRLVGKIGSLEEVDAPFFVHIEVVGFFEYQEKESNGIPFENYLTTNAVAILFPYVRSLISDITSRSNEFPSLTMPVINVAKFMLEKDHISYKKVD, from the coding sequence ATGACAGGTATTGTTTTTGAAGATTATATCGTACCAAAGTTTTCATATGAAAAAAATTTTAAATTTGATACTGAAAGTAAAAAGATAAACATCTCTCCAGATTTTTCATGTGAAATTATTGAAATGAATGAACGTGCTGAAGTAAGACTGGTCGGCAAAATAGGAAGCTTGGAAGAGGTGGATGCCCCGTTTTTTGTACACATAGAAGTAGTAGGTTTTTTTGAATACCAAGAAAAAGAAAGTAATGGCATTCCTTTTGAGAATTATTTAACAACTAATGCTGTTGCCATCCTCTTTCCTTATGTTCGATCCTTAATCTCGGATATTACTTCTCGTTCAAATGAGTTTCCTTCATTGACGATGCCGGTCATAAACGTAGCTAAATTCATGTTAGAGAAAGACCACATCAGCTATAAAAAAGTGGATTGA
- a CDS encoding helix-turn-helix domain-containing protein produces MNNYLERAKQILGEDRVNQLREEGNVAAQIKTKRKALSLSQEKLAHKIGVPKSTIGRIEAGLTSPSVDTLSKIAQGLNMSILINKEIVPESSYLTNKSKRQIYNINNLSSNSIANIEIKVEHSFNKQNISVHESKYTTEGSYTYNTLRRDYTVTDEATVGVEI; encoded by the coding sequence ATGAATAATTATTTAGAAAGAGCAAAGCAAATTTTAGGCGAGGACCGTGTCAATCAATTGAGAGAGGAAGGGAATGTGGCTGCGCAAATTAAAACTAAAAGAAAAGCGCTTTCTCTCTCTCAAGAAAAATTAGCTCATAAAATAGGCGTGCCAAAGTCGACAATCGGAAGAATTGAAGCCGGTTTAACGAGTCCTTCTGTAGATACTTTATCTAAAATTGCGCAAGGGTTAAATATGTCTATTTTGATCAACAAGGAGATTGTGCCAGAATCAAGTTATCTTACTAACAAGAGTAAAAGGCAAATTTATAATATAAATAATTTATCTTCTAACTCTATTGCTAATATAGAAATCAAAGTTGAACATTCTTTTAATAAGCAAAATATATCCGTTCATGAGAGCAAATATACAACAGAAGGCTCTTATACTTACAATACTCTCCGTAGAGACTATACAGTAACTGATGAAGCAACAGTAGGAGTGGAAATATAA
- a CDS encoding YifB family Mg chelatase-like AAA ATPase yields the protein MAIANYVYSVGMTGLKGQVIKVEATVRDDKEQCVIIGLPDASIKESKERILNCLHALNEDIDMKKITIHLSPADIRKQGTSYDAAMLLAVLQAMTKKPVVIPETTCVIAALTLGGQLTTFHSMIPTIHQAILLGFKKIYIPPIDISLFAKAADSELIRMPDMPTLLAHLEGKPSLFTDDFTLLPPEPIPEETDNVPHVCFSAIRGHAEAKRALTLAAAGGHHVLMTGPPGCGKSLLANAFHTILPDMTHEELLEVYSIYQLAKQARSLSERPPFRSPHHSSSEGAIIGGGRHPKPGELSLAHRGVLFLDELGHFPRRVIDTLRQPLESGFAVINRVEGSDQFPAAINLIAATNPCPCGYYGSNERYCTCSDKVRLKYMQKITGPIIDRMDFVLSMKSQSVLAQSTAETSEAIRRERVTVARDRQRTRYGMNTTNAIVPVKLFEERAGFTEMQRKKVADISFQEKLSSRASLKIMRLARTIADLEGTEWVTDPAIEEALQWKLQAGRVHGALIR from the coding sequence ATGGCTATCGCAAATTATGTATACAGTGTCGGGATGACCGGTTTGAAAGGCCAGGTCATCAAAGTGGAGGCGACGGTTCGCGATGACAAGGAACAATGTGTGATAATCGGGCTTCCGGATGCCTCGATCAAAGAGTCGAAAGAGCGGATCCTGAACTGCCTGCACGCGCTGAATGAAGATATCGACATGAAGAAGATCACGATTCACTTATCACCCGCGGATATCCGGAAACAAGGCACATCGTATGATGCCGCGATGCTGCTGGCCGTCCTGCAAGCCATGACAAAAAAACCGGTCGTCATCCCCGAGACGACATGTGTCATCGCCGCGCTGACACTCGGCGGTCAGCTGACCACATTCCACAGCATGATTCCGACGATCCATCAGGCGATCCTGCTCGGTTTCAAGAAGATTTACATCCCACCGATTGATATTTCCCTGTTTGCGAAAGCTGCGGATAGCGAGTTGATCCGCATGCCGGACATGCCCACACTGCTTGCCCATCTGGAAGGCAAGCCCTCCCTGTTTACAGACGACTTCACCCTTTTACCACCTGAACCGATTCCCGAAGAAACGGACAACGTTCCCCATGTCTGTTTTTCAGCCATCCGCGGACATGCGGAAGCGAAACGGGCACTCACGCTTGCGGCGGCGGGTGGCCATCACGTGCTCATGACCGGTCCGCCGGGCTGCGGCAAAAGTCTGCTCGCCAATGCGTTCCATACCATCCTGCCCGATATGACCCATGAGGAACTGCTGGAAGTATACAGCATCTACCAGCTCGCCAAGCAAGCGCGCAGTCTGTCGGAACGGCCACCATTCCGCAGTCCGCATCATTCGTCGTCCGAAGGGGCAATCATCGGCGGCGGTCGGCACCCGAAACCCGGCGAACTGTCACTTGCGCATCGCGGCGTTTTGTTCCTCGATGAACTCGGCCATTTTCCGCGCCGGGTCATCGATACGCTGCGTCAGCCGCTCGAATCCGGCTTCGCGGTCATCAACCGGGTGGAAGGCTCCGATCAATTCCCGGCTGCCATCAACTTGATTGCCGCGACGAACCCCTGTCCGTGCGGCTATTACGGATCCAATGAACGCTACTGCACATGCAGCGATAAAGTCCGGCTGAAATACATGCAAAAGATTACTGGGCCGATCATCGACCGGATGGATTTCGTGTTGAGCATGAAAAGCCAAAGCGTCCTGGCCCAATCTACCGCCGAAACGTCTGAAGCGATACGGCGGGAACGGGTAACGGTTGCCCGTGACCGCCAACGGACGCGCTACGGGATGAACACGACGAATGCAATTGTTCCGGTGAAACTGTTCGAAGAGCGGGCCGGCTTCACCGAGATGCAGCGGAAGAAAGTTGCTGACATCTCCTTTCAGGAAAAACTGAGCAGCCGGGCTTCACTGAAAATCATGCGGCTCGCCCGGACGATTGCGGATCTGGAAGGAACGGAATGGGTGACCGACCCGGCAATCGAGGAAGCACTGCAGTGGAAGCTCCAAGCCGGACGCGTCCACGGCGCGCTGATACGGTAA
- a CDS encoding REP-associated tyrosine transposase, whose protein sequence is MEAPSRTRPRRADTVNGMTKKRTFNPNSYYHVIMRGNNRQSIFRTKEDMFELRRAFLHVHQRHPFTMLAFCFMTNHYHVLIKPQAESSLSKIMGLVNRRYSDSYAKRYNHIGQIYQKRYFAKEVDSRLGLLAVSSYIHRNPIETKVPMVEHLRDYPYSSFPLYWDEVKPAPPFLDRELLKNLLPPPFEKTNAAYCRYCLTYRQTAEEDPHEEEMEPPVM, encoded by the coding sequence GTGGAAGCTCCAAGCCGGACGCGTCCACGGCGCGCTGATACGGTAAACGGAATGACAAAGAAACGGACATTCAATCCGAATTCCTATTACCATGTCATCATGCGCGGCAATAACCGGCAATCGATTTTTCGGACAAAAGAAGACATGTTCGAACTGCGCCGGGCTTTTCTCCATGTGCACCAGCGCCATCCGTTCACGATGCTCGCTTTCTGTTTCATGACGAACCATTATCATGTGCTGATCAAGCCGCAGGCCGAATCGTCGCTCAGTAAAATTATGGGGCTCGTCAACCGGCGCTACAGCGATTCCTATGCGAAGCGGTACAACCACATCGGGCAGATCTACCAGAAGCGCTATTTTGCAAAAGAAGTCGACTCACGCCTTGGCCTGCTTGCCGTGAGCAGCTATATCCACCGGAACCCCATTGAAACGAAGGTGCCGATGGTGGAACACTTGAGGGATTACCCGTACAGTTCCTTTCCGCTGTACTGGGACGAGGTAAAGCCCGCTCCCCCGTTTCTCGACCGGGAGCTATTGAAGAATTTGCTGCCGCCGCCTTTTGAGAAAACGAATGCCGCCTATTGCCGGTACTGCCTGACTTACAGGCAAACAGCAGAGGAAGATCCTCACGAAGAAGAGATGGAGCCGCCGGTGATGTGA
- a CDS encoding AbrB/MazE/SpoVT family DNA-binding domain-containing protein, producing the protein MAATERRITKIGNSLGLTLPNEALKALNINKGDEVQVELVGNQIIIKKTPEMIPLPEGVPADFFNVLEEEMEAHREALKGLVNR; encoded by the coding sequence ATGGCGGCAACTGAAAGACGCATCACCAAGATCGGCAACTCGTTGGGATTAACCTTACCGAATGAGGCGTTGAAAGCATTGAATATCAACAAAGGCGATGAAGTTCAAGTTGAACTGGTCGGCAATCAAATCATCATCAAGAAAACACCGGAGATGATTCCGTTACCCGAAGGCGTGCCCGCTGATTTTTTCAACGTACTCGAAGAAGAAATGGAAGCTCACCGTGAAGCATTAAAGGGACTCGTTAACCGGTGA
- a CDS encoding type II toxin-antitoxin system death-on-curing family toxin has translation MTLFFLTVEMAILINQKVILEHSADEQTGVKDHALLDSALKRPQQSVFGEDAYPTLHLKAAALLESLAQNHAFHNANKRTALVCTAVFYRYNGCSLRFPSSKTEEDFVVDVVNHRYTLEEVADILKANSTENQIF, from the coding sequence GTGACTCTGTTCTTCCTTACAGTAGAAATGGCGATCCTCATCAATCAAAAGGTGATATTGGAACATTCCGCAGATGAACAGACGGGTGTGAAAGATCATGCCTTACTCGATTCCGCATTAAAAAGACCGCAACAGTCAGTATTCGGTGAAGATGCTTATCCTACATTACACCTTAAGGCCGCAGCTTTATTGGAATCCCTTGCACAGAACCATGCGTTCCACAACGCTAATAAACGGACAGCATTGGTGTGTACGGCGGTCTTCTACCGTTATAATGGCTGCAGCCTGCGTTTCCCTTCTTCTAAGACCGAAGAAGATTTCGTGGTCGATGTCGTGAACCATCGCTACACGTTGGAGGAAGTGGCTGATATTCTAAAAGCGAACAGCACAGAGAATCAGATATTCTAA